One window of the Eucalyptus grandis isolate ANBG69807.140 chromosome 6, ASM1654582v1, whole genome shotgun sequence genome contains the following:
- the LOC104448882 gene encoding 24-methylenesterol C-methyltransferase 2: MDSVALWCTGALIAGGIYWFVCVLGPAEQKGKRATDISGGSISAEKVQDNYDSYWSFFRRPKEIETKEKVPDFVDTFYNLVTDIYEWGWGQSFHFSPALPGRSHADATRLHEEMAVDLIRVSPNDRVLDVGCGVGGPMRAIAAHSRARVVGITINEYQVARARAHNKKAGLDGLCEVVCGNFLEMPFPDSSFDGAYSIEATCHAPRLDEVYAEVLRVLKPGTLYVSYEWVTTDKYRGDDSDHVDIIQGIERGDALPGLRSYADIAATARRVGFEVLEERDLAAPPAGPWWTRLKMGRIAYWRNHMLIKVAAALGVAPKGTVDVHDMLFKTADYLTRGGETGIFTPMHMILCRKPKDSPPADS, encoded by the coding sequence ATGGACTCGGTGGCTCTGTGGTGCACCGGAGCCCTCATCGCCGGCGGCATCTACTGGTTCGTCTGCGTGCTGGGGCCGGCGGAGCAGAAGGGGAAGCGGGCCACGGACATCTCCGGCGGCTCCATCTCCGCCGAGAAGGTCCAGGACAACTACGACAGCTACTGGTCCTTCTTCCGCCGCCCCAAGGAGATCGAGACCAAGGAGAAGGTCCCCGACTTCGTCGACACCTTCTACAACCTCGTCACCGACATCTACGAGTGGGGCTGGGGCCAGTCCTTCCACTTCTCCCCCGCCCTCCCCGGCCGGTCCCACGCCGACGCCACCCGCCTCCACGAGGAGATGGCCGTCGACCTCATCCGCGTCTCCCCTAACGACCGCGTCCTCGACGTCGGATGCGGCGTCGGCGGGCCCATGCGCGCCATCGCCGCCCACTCCCGCGCCCGCGTCGTCGGCATCACCATCAACGAGTACCAGGTGGCCCGCGCCCGCGCCCACAACAAGAAGGCCGGCCTCGACGGCCTCTGCGAGGTCGTCTGCGGCAACTTCCTCGAGATGCCCTTCCCCGACTCCTCCTTCGACGGCGCCTACTCCATCGAGGCCACCTGCCACGCCCCGCGCCTCGACGAGGTCTACGCCGAGGTCCTCCGCGTCCTCAAGCCCGGCACCCTCTACGTCTCCTACGAGTGGGTCACCACTGACAAGTACCGCGGCGACGACTCCGACCACGTCGACATCATCCAGGGGATCGAGCGCGGCGACGCCCTCCCGGGGCTCCGCAGCTACGCCGACATCGCCGCCACCGCGAGGCGGGTGGGGTTCGAGGTGCTGGAGGAGCGGGACCTGGCGGCGCCTCCCGCCGGCCCCTGGTGGACGAGGCTGAAGATGGGCCGGATCGCCTACTGGAGGAACCACATGCTGATCAAGGTCGCGGCGGCGCTCGGGGTCGCGCCCAAGGGGACGGTGGACGTCCACGACATGCTGTTCAAGACGGCCGACTACTTGACCCGCGGCGGGGAGACCGGGATCTTCACCCCGATGCACATGATCCTCTGCAGAAAGCCCAAGGACTCGCCCCCCGCCGATTCTTAG